The proteins below come from a single Amphiura filiformis chromosome 15, Afil_fr2py, whole genome shotgun sequence genomic window:
- the LOC140171719 gene encoding uncharacterized protein isoform X1 — translation MIPSFVPSNGPLVVRTGMGTVPENHRKTHHIPTTMKDFAGAKPNNGTKTRFGQLSQSSFFARHNPQSTRVRHIKGLLDLPICAVNDGGYMSNPRLTLRRPATHGGEDLSLRWSYPMSGPRTAPTGGRLLPVHSVNYHPNHINASLQKHHVNFQDATKNYRRFPFAMKERADPKFGMIPMTDSWRDELRDLTERAGLGLPKEEPKEQPVKRTSVYSADTGRLIPPPSRAMSRGFSRQKQRDIRGGFMNLTSDQDHEVLVLEMLCQILQTDSMAAVQSWLVSAGNREKDLVLDMIASALTTEETYFNQEQNKDDYYDKREATARPLTTEYGALGAEMHGHTDIPNMMNVQNGYGELDRPIPPSRDQGNGYSRYSYSRDEQRSKLGSASAKQLETIYDDQADHPSLRQSSSKSDVFKVHHSPRSQSKAEVMKIIHPPSPPTQRRSTSKSNQLNSSSPPAASQQYPPGSAAIDQPKVRYTTSALDIRDEDLKRHTLASILKEDRLSAKSARGEKGQRT, via the exons ATGATACCTTCATTTGTGCCCTCCAATGGGCCCCTTGTTGTAAGAACAGGGATGGGAACCGTCCCAGAGAACCACCGTAAAACTCACCATATACCAACTACAATGAAGGACTTTGCAGGAGCCAAACCTAATAATGGAACCAAGACTCGCTTTGGACAACTCAGTCAGAGTTCATTTTTTGCAAGGCACAATCCTCAATCAACTCGAGTTAGACATATCAAAG GTTTATTAGACTTACCTATTTGTGCTGTGAACGATGGAGGATATATGTCTAATCCACGACTAACATTACGGAGGCCCGCTACTCACGGAGGGGAAGATTTATCCTTACGTTGGTCATACCCTATGTCTGGGCCTCGCACCGCACCCACTGGAGGCCGACTTTTGCCCGTGCATTCCGTTAATTACCATCCAAATCACATCAATGCATCGCTCCAAAAGCATCACGTAAACTTCCAGGATGCGACGAAGAACTATCGGCGATTTCCGTTTGCTATGAAAGAACGTGCCGATCCCAAATTTGGCATGA TCCCTATGACAGATTCATGGCGTGATGAGCTCCGGGATCTGACCGAAAGAGCCGGATTAGGCTTGCCGAAAGAAGAACCCAAAGAGCAGCCTGTCAAAAGAACCAGCGTGTATTCAGCGGACACCGGAAGACTTATACCTCCTCCGTCAAGGGCAATGTCTAGAGGGTTTTCTAGGCAGAAACAGAGAGATATCAGAGGGGGTTTCATGAACTTAACATCTGATCAAGATCATGAGGTTTTG GTATTAGAGATGTTATGTCAGATTCTGCAGACAGATTCTATGGCAGCAGTGCAGTCATGGCTGGTGTCTGCTGGTAACAGAG AAAAAGATCTTGTACTGGACATGATCGCATCCGCTTTAACCACTGAAGAAACTTACTTCAACCAAGAACAAAACAAAGATGACTACTATGACAAACGTGAAGCAACAGCACGCCCTCTTACAACAGAATATGGCGCCCTCGGTGCAGAAATGCATGGTCATACCGATATCCCAAATATGATGAACGTACAGAATGGTTATGGGGAGTTAGATAGGCCTATCCCACCTAGTAGAGATCAGGGCAATGGCTACTCAAGATATAGTTATAGTCGTGATGAACAAAGAAGCAAATTGGGGTCTGCATCTGCTAAACAGTTGGAAACGATATATGATGATCAAG CTGATCACCCATCTCTTAGACAATCCAGCTCCAAGTCTGATGTCTTCAAAGTCCATCATTCCCCACGCTCACAATCCAAGGCAGAAGTAATGAAGATCATCCACCCTCCATCTCCCCCGACGCAGCGACGATCCACCTCAAAATCCAACCAACTTAACAGCTCATCGCCTCCCGCAGCATCTCAACAATATCCTCCTGGCTCCGCCGCTATCGATCAACCTAAAGTACGATATACAACATCGGCTCTTGATATCAGGGATGAGGATTTGAAGAGGCACACGTTAGCATCTATATTAAAAGAAGATAGGCTTTCAGCGAAATCTGCAAGAGGAGAAAAGGGGCAAAGAACATAG
- the LOC140171719 gene encoding uncharacterized protein isoform X2, protein MIPSFVPSNGPLVVRTGMGTVPENHRKTHHIPTTMKDFAGAKPNNGTKTRFGQLSQSSFFARHNPQSTRVRHIKGLLDIPICAVHDEGHIINPRLYVPQRRPHTSESSYERYRFRNPRLSRHKLQFYSLNETLNSQRYPINTVTGLSMYPKGCRDRASTSFGMIPMTDSWRDELRDLTERAGLGLPKEEPKEQPVKRTSVYSADTGRLIPPPSRAMSRGFSRQKQRDIRGGFMNLTSDQDHEVLVLEMLCQILQTDSMAAVQSWLVSAGNREKDLVLDMIASALTTEETYFNQEQNKDDYYDKREATARPLTTEYGALGAEMHGHTDIPNMMNVQNGYGELDRPIPPSRDQGNGYSRYSYSRDEQRSKLGSASAKQLETIYDDQADHPSLRQSSSKSDVFKVHHSPRSQSKAEVMKIIHPPSPPTQRRSTSKSNQLNSSSPPAASQQYPPGSAAIDQPKVRYTTSALDIRDEDLKRHTLASILKEDRLSAKSARGEKGQRT, encoded by the exons ATGATACCTTCATTTGTGCCCTCCAATGGGCCCCTTGTTGTAAGAACAGGGATGGGAACCGTCCCAGAGAACCACCGTAAAACTCACCATATACCAACTACAATGAAGGACTTTGCAGGAGCCAAACCTAATAATGGAACCAAGACTCGCTTTGGACAACTCAGTCAGAGTTCATTTTTTGCAAGGCACAATCCTCAATCAACTCGAGTTAGACATATCAAAG GCCTGCTCGACATACCAATATGTGCAGTACATGACGAGGGACATATAATCAATCCTCGCTTGTACGTACCACAGAGGCGCCCTCATACATCAGAATCTTCGTATGAACGCTATAGGTTTCGGAATCCGAGACTAAGTCGTCATAAGCTGCAGTTTTACAGTCTGAATGAGACACTTAATAGTCAGCGATATCCGATCAATACAGTTACGGGTTTAAGTATGTACCCCAAGGGGTGCAGGGACAGAGCTTCGACAAGTTTTGGAATGA TCCCTATGACAGATTCATGGCGTGATGAGCTCCGGGATCTGACCGAAAGAGCCGGATTAGGCTTGCCGAAAGAAGAACCCAAAGAGCAGCCTGTCAAAAGAACCAGCGTGTATTCAGCGGACACCGGAAGACTTATACCTCCTCCGTCAAGGGCAATGTCTAGAGGGTTTTCTAGGCAGAAACAGAGAGATATCAGAGGGGGTTTCATGAACTTAACATCTGATCAAGATCATGAGGTTTTG GTATTAGAGATGTTATGTCAGATTCTGCAGACAGATTCTATGGCAGCAGTGCAGTCATGGCTGGTGTCTGCTGGTAACAGAG AAAAAGATCTTGTACTGGACATGATCGCATCCGCTTTAACCACTGAAGAAACTTACTTCAACCAAGAACAAAACAAAGATGACTACTATGACAAACGTGAAGCAACAGCACGCCCTCTTACAACAGAATATGGCGCCCTCGGTGCAGAAATGCATGGTCATACCGATATCCCAAATATGATGAACGTACAGAATGGTTATGGGGAGTTAGATAGGCCTATCCCACCTAGTAGAGATCAGGGCAATGGCTACTCAAGATATAGTTATAGTCGTGATGAACAAAGAAGCAAATTGGGGTCTGCATCTGCTAAACAGTTGGAAACGATATATGATGATCAAG CTGATCACCCATCTCTTAGACAATCCAGCTCCAAGTCTGATGTCTTCAAAGTCCATCATTCCCCACGCTCACAATCCAAGGCAGAAGTAATGAAGATCATCCACCCTCCATCTCCCCCGACGCAGCGACGATCCACCTCAAAATCCAACCAACTTAACAGCTCATCGCCTCCCGCAGCATCTCAACAATATCCTCCTGGCTCCGCCGCTATCGATCAACCTAAAGTACGATATACAACATCGGCTCTTGATATCAGGGATGAGGATTTGAAGAGGCACACGTTAGCATCTATATTAAAAGAAGATAGGCTTTCAGCGAAATCTGCAAGAGGAGAAAAGGGGCAAAGAACATAG